In one window of Candidatus Poribacteria bacterium DNA:
- a CDS encoding glycosyltransferase family 1 protein, which produces MKIVVVGWGTTGDVYPVLALSKRLLERGHQVCVCALPLYRDKILEIGGEFYEIGVSFDLPEFHAAMDAIIPKRDPLAMLRFIVEEGIVRHGEKWYNDCFTAIEGADLVICHSIDIPAQEAAIRNGTPWLTVTYCPSVIKCLDFAPHPFPNWGRTFNAIVWKLAELRLSASVDTLFNQFIASVGGKPRHSVVLDEMYSPYLNLIAASPVICPPADFPSNHRITGVWHLASPSYIPPTELVNFIAEGPPPVIISFGSMGGSNGRETTEILIDAVRKINQRAIIQAGWGQLGMEEALPDIFCTEYVPHQWLFPKGCCVVHHGGAGTTASVCRAKVPSVVVAHHADQPYWGKRLSDLGVAPRHLHRRSLTAERLAKRIQQALETPKMTTRAQVLGEQIEAEDGLTTAVDLIESF; this is translated from the coding sequence ATGAAGATCGTCGTCGTGGGATGGGGCACAACGGGGGATGTCTACCCTGTCTTGGCACTATCGAAACGTTTGCTTGAAAGAGGACACCAGGTGTGTGTCTGCGCCCTGCCCCTTTATAGAGACAAGATTCTTGAGATTGGTGGGGAGTTCTATGAGATAGGTGTGTCTTTTGATTTGCCAGAATTTCATGCAGCGATGGACGCAATTATCCCCAAGCGCGACCCGCTTGCCATGCTACGGTTTATCGTAGAAGAGGGGATCGTAAGGCATGGTGAAAAGTGGTATAACGACTGCTTCACTGCAATAGAAGGAGCAGATTTAGTTATTTGCCACTCAATAGACATCCCCGCCCAAGAAGCTGCGATCCGAAACGGGACTCCGTGGCTTACTGTGACGTATTGCCCAAGTGTCATAAAATGCCTTGATTTTGCCCCTCATCCGTTTCCGAATTGGGGACGCACCTTTAACGCTATTGTATGGAAATTGGCAGAACTCCGCCTTTCAGCAAGTGTGGATACGCTTTTTAATCAATTTATTGCATCCGTTGGCGGAAAACCGAGGCATTCAGTGGTTTTAGATGAGATGTATTCACCCTACTTGAATCTCATTGCGGCATCTCCTGTTATCTGTCCTCCTGCTGATTTTCCATCGAATCACAGAATCACAGGTGTATGGCACCTTGCGTCGCCATCCTATATTCCCCCGACTGAACTTGTCAATTTTATAGCAGAGGGTCCACCACCTGTTATTATTTCGTTCGGCTCCATGGGAGGCTCGAATGGACGTGAGACAACAGAAATCTTGATTGACGCTGTCAGAAAAATAAACCAACGTGCGATTATACAAGCCGGATGGGGGCAACTTGGCATGGAAGAGGCCCTACCGGATATCTTCTGCACGGAGTATGTGCCACACCAGTGGCTGTTTCCGAAGGGTTGCTGCGTTGTGCACCACGGTGGCGCTGGAACAACGGCATCCGTGTGTCGTGCCAAAGTGCCGTCTGTTGTTGTTGCACACCACGCAGATCAACCGTATTGGGGGAAACGCCTATCGGACTTAGGCGTGGCACCGCGGCACCTGCATCGCCGCAGCCTTACCGCTGAACGCTTGGCGAAACGGATCCAGCAAGCTCTGGAAACCCCCAAGATGACTACGCGTGCTCAGGTTTTAGGAGAACAGATAGAAGCAGAAGACGGCTTGACAACAGCCGTTGATCTGATTGAATCTTTTTAA
- a CDS encoding STAS domain-containing protein, whose protein sequence is MRANSQISIRHDGKIAIFDITGYLTDASESMLSEAYANVEVQDAEKVLLNFERRSFITSSGFGEIIRLLWKMREKGQSLRVAHPSTQVRNIFNTIGLTQSIGVFESEADALEDF, encoded by the coding sequence GTGAGGGCAAATTCTCAAATCTCAATTCGGCACGACGGAAAGATCGCAATATTTGACATTACAGGCTATCTCACTGATGCTTCCGAATCTATGTTGAGTGAGGCTTACGCCAACGTTGAAGTTCAGGACGCTGAAAAGGTTTTACTTAATTTTGAACGGCGGAGTTTCATCACAAGTAGTGGGTTCGGTGAGATCATCAGACTGCTTTGGAAGATGCGAGAGAAAGGCCAATCTCTACGAGTTGCGCATCCGTCTACACAAGTCCGAAATATCTTCAATACTATTGGACTGACACAGAGTATAGGCGTCTTTGAATCCGAGGCAGACGCATTAGAGGACTTCTGA
- the waaF gene encoding lipopolysaccharide heptosyltransferase II has product MLPEGDTLPNINKILVIRVDGIGDLLNSTPAISLLRENYPSAEITVLARPLNAPVLIGNPDVDRILVFDRDGKHRGFLAQFQFYSELRRERYQLVVAMQTAMWSHLIAFLSGAPYRLGRYQKRFKSTLTHAWRGKYPKGETHEVDRNLELVQFICNGEGQRKLIFHLSPDEIAAAKARLTCLGIGGEPFLIGIHPGGSSFDKRWPEKRYAELADRVAHHYNAAILLLRGPGEEALTDNIQQAMHSPAITHAPETIRELGALLSCCDLVVCNDSGPMHLAAALGVPTVAIFGPTDHVAWHPLSENASIVRRDMPCWPCSAHKCKIGWECTKKLPVELVWDATQTTVGAKEE; this is encoded by the coding sequence ATGTTACCCGAGGGGGACACGCTTCCTAACATCAATAAGATACTCGTTATCCGCGTTGACGGGATCGGGGATTTGTTGAACTCGACCCCGGCGATCTCGTTGTTGCGAGAGAACTATCCGTCCGCGGAAATCACAGTATTAGCGCGACCCCTTAATGCACCTGTGCTAATCGGCAATCCCGATGTGGACAGAATTCTCGTTTTTGATCGGGATGGAAAACATCGAGGGTTTTTAGCACAATTCCAATTCTACAGCGAGTTGCGTCGGGAGCGATATCAACTCGTCGTTGCCATGCAAACAGCAATGTGGTCCCATCTCATTGCTTTTCTCTCTGGCGCACCATACCGTTTAGGACGTTATCAGAAACGCTTCAAGTCCACCCTCACACACGCGTGGCGCGGTAAATATCCAAAAGGTGAAACCCACGAAGTTGACAGAAACTTAGAACTCGTCCAATTCATCTGTAATGGAGAAGGTCAGCGAAAACTTATATTCCATTTGTCGCCTGATGAGATCGCTGCCGCGAAGGCGCGGCTTACGTGCTTGGGTATCGGTGGTGAGCCATTTCTCATCGGCATCCATCCTGGCGGCAGTTCGTTTGATAAACGCTGGCCCGAAAAGCGGTATGCTGAACTCGCAGATAGAGTGGCACACCACTACAATGCTGCGATACTCCTTCTGCGGGGTCCCGGAGAAGAGGCATTAACGGATAATATTCAGCAAGCGATGCACTCCCCTGCTATTACGCACGCACCAGAAACAATTCGCGAATTAGGAGCATTGCTATCCTGTTGCGACTTGGTCGTCTGCAACGACTCGGGTCCGATGCATCTCGCCGCAGCATTGGGTGTGCCGACGGTCGCAATCTTCGGTCCGACGGATCATGTGGCGTGGCATCCGTTGAGTGAAAACGCTTCTATCGTGCGGCGGGATATGCCGTGCTGGCCCTGTAGCGCGCACAAGTGCAAAATTGGATGGGAATGCACGAAAAAACTTCCCGTTGAACTGGTTTGGGATGCAACGCAAACAACTGTAGGAGCAAAAGAAGAATGA